One stretch of Caminicella sporogenes DSM 14501 DNA includes these proteins:
- a CDS encoding DUF4363 family protein, which produces MKSLFISTLLIVLLLLNWIFTFNFIADTSKELTMLTQKIEYNIVKDQWFSAQKNLKLLETKWNNSLKILKLVINHDEIEKTNLSLIKVRKYILTQNKDNLLVETSLLKFHINHIKENESLSLRNIF; this is translated from the coding sequence ATGAAATCTTTATTTATATCTACTCTATTAATAGTTTTATTACTATTAAATTGGATATTTACTTTTAACTTTATTGCTGATACATCTAAAGAATTGACAATGCTTACACAAAAAATAGAATACAATATAGTTAAAGACCAATGGTTTTCTGCTCAAAAAAATTTAAAACTTTTAGAAACTAAATGGAATAATTCTTTAAAAATTTTAAAGTTAGTTATAAATCATGATGAAATAGAAAAAACTAATTTATCTTTAATTAAAGTAAGAAAATATATATTAACTCAAAATAAAGATAACCTCTTAGTTGAAACATCTTTATTAAAATTTCATATTAATCATATCAAAGAAAATGAATCTCTTTCACTTAGAAATATTTTCTGA